One part of the Sarcophilus harrisii chromosome 5, mSarHar1.11, whole genome shotgun sequence genome encodes these proteins:
- the ENDOU gene encoding poly(U)-specific endoribonuclease yields the protein MGTRDLLFLALICKLAWAGSMESCVHRCGERFNKAADCQCNRQCDQHKDCCEDYEKLCTNKEELQEKETEWEEPASASNLYLAPNSCQGRCGETFDKHHPCHCNSKCQEFGNCCEDYESVCAHDGFSQSNDGITNEELLIISEKIYKVDNNKAQKEDIILNSQNRIFPSETNDRVDRCPEPLYSYVNEELFSKPTYAAFINLLNNYQRVTGQGEHFTSQQLQEQDIFLQEIMKTAVMKELYGFLHQKNRYSSKQEFVSELKNMWFGLYSRGNDEGDSSGFEHVFSGEVKKGKVTGFHNWIRFYLQEKEGLVDYYSHNYDGPWDSYPDVLGMQFNWDGYYKEVGSAFIGSSPEFEFALYSLCFISRPGRMCHLSLGGYSLTIKTFTWDKTAYGNGKKYIATAYVVS from the exons ATGGGAACCAGGGACCTCCTGTTCTTAGCCCTGATCTGCAAGCTAGCCTGGGCTG GCTCAATGGAATCATGTGTACACCGCTGTGGAGAGAGATTTAACAAGGCAGCTGATTGCCAGTGTAACCGTCAGTGTGACCAACACAAAGACTGCTGTGAAGATTATGAGAAACTGTGTACAA ATAAagaagaacttcaagaaaaggaaacagaatggGAAGAACCAGCATCAGCCAGTA ATCTGTATCTGGCACCTAATTCTTGCCAAGGCCGTTGTGGCGAAACCTTTGACAAACACCATCCATGCCACTGCAACTCAAAATGCCAGGAGTTTGGGAACTGCTGTGAAGATTATGAGAGTGTGTGTGCCCATG ATGGTTTCTCTCAAAGCAATGATGGTATCACCAATGAAGAACTCCTGATTATCTCAGAGAAAATCTACAAGGTAGACAACAACAAAGCTCAGAAGGAAGATATCATTCTCAATAGTCAGAACCGTATCTTCCCCTCGGAGACAAATGACAGAGTGGATCGATGCCCAGAGCC GCTCTACAGCTATGTAAATGAAGAACTCTTCTCCAAACCAACTTATGCTGCTTTCATCAACCTACTCAATAACTACCAGCGGGTGACAGGTCAAGGGGAACATTTCACTTCTCAGCAGCTTCAGGAACAGGACATCTTCCTTCAAGAGATAATGAAGACAGCAGTCATGAAGGAACTCTATGGCTTCCTCCATCAAAAAA ACAGATACAGTTCAAAACAAGAATTTGTCAGTGAACTAAAGAACATGTGGTTTGGGTTGTATTCCCGTGGCAATGATGAGGGTGATTCCAGTGGTTTTGAACATGTTTTCTCAG gtGAAGTGAAAAAGGGAAAGGTGACAGGATTTCATAACTGGATCCGCTTCTACCTGCAGGAAAAGGAGGGTTTGGTGGACTATTATAGCCATAATTACGATGGGCCG TGGGACTCTTATCCTGATGTGTTAGGAATGCAATTCAACTGGGATGGCTACTACAAAGAAGTGGGATCAGCTTTCATTGGCAGTAGTCCTGAGTTCGAGTTTGCTCTCTATTCCTTGTGCTTCATCAGCAGGCCCGGCAGAAT